In Deinococcus metallilatus, the sequence TCTGCGTCCCCGCATCGTCCGTCACAGCCCCCATTCCTTCTCTGACCGCTGGCCCCGGCACGTGGCTTCCGGGGCCTGATCCAACCGTCCCTCTCCCTCTCTACCACTCAGGAGAAACCATCCATGCCCCAGACCCCCCACACCGAGCAGCATTTCACCGGCTCCGAGACCGTGCGCGACGTAGTGATCGGCATGAGCGACGGCCTGACCGTGCCCTTCGCGCTGGCTGCTGGCCTGTCGGGCGCGATCACCAGCAGCGGCCTGATCCTGGTCGCGGGCCTGGCAGAGGTCGCGGCGGGCAGCATCGCCATGGGCCTGGGCGGCTACCTGGCGGCCCGCAGCGACGCGGAGTCCTACCAGAGCGAGCTGGCGCGCGAGCAGCGTGAGGTCCGCGAGCTGCCCGAGCGCGAGACGCAGGAGGTACGCGACCTGTTCAGCGGCTACGGCCTGGCCGGTGACGCGCTGGAGCAGGCCACCCGCGCCATCACGTCCAACCCCGAGAGCTGGGTGCGCTTCATGATGCGCGAGGAGCTGGGGCTGGAAGAACCCCACCCCTCGCGCGCCCTGCGCAGCGCCCTGACCATCGGCGGGGCCTACGTGCTGGGCGGGCTGGTGCCGCTGATCCCGTACGCCTTCCGGCTGCCGGTCACCCAGGCGCTGACGGTCTCGGTGGGGCTGACCCTGCTGGCGCTGGCGGTCTTCGGGGCGGTCAAGGGACGCTTCACGGGCGTCAACATGCTCAGGAGCGGCGCGCAGACCACCCTGGTCGGGGGGCTGGCGGCGGGCGCGGCCTACCTGATCGCCCGCGCGGTGTCGGGCCTGGGGGTGGCGTAGGCGAGGCCACGCGGGCCGGGCCCGCGCCGCTCCCTTCACGCTTCCGGCAGCGGGTACGGCAAGACCAGCGTGACGGTCAGCCCGTGGGGCGCGGCGGGGCGGGTCCGCGCCTCCCCGCCGTGGACCTGCGCGACGCGCCTCACCACCGCCAGCCCCAGCCCGCTTCCGGCGCTGCGGGTGCCCGGTACCCGGTAAAACGCCTCCCCGAGCCGCGCCGCCGCGTCCTCCGGGACACCCGGGCCCCGGTCCTCGACGCTCAGGGCGACCTGCCCGCTCTCCAGCTCCAGCCGCACGGCGACCGGCGCCCCGGGCGCGTACCTGCCCACGTTCTCCAGCAGGTTCTCGAGCGCCCGCGCGAGCAGCGCCGGGTCTCCGCGGAAGGGCAGCGCCGCTGGCCCGCTGTAGGGCGCCCCGTGCTGCGCCGCCGTGGCGGCCACCAGGCCCGCCAGGTCGAAAGCCTGCACCTCCACCCGGTCCTCGCGGGCGAGCAGCAGCAGCGCCCCCGTGAGCCGGGTCATGCGCTCCACCTGCACGCGCGCGGTGGCGAGGGCCTCCGCGTCGGTCACCCAGCCCGCGCGGTTCGCGTCGAGCTGCGCCTTCATGGCCGCCAGGGGGGTGCGCAGCTCGTGCGACGCGTGGCGCGTGAACTCCGCCTCCCGCCGCCGAAAGCCCTCCAGCCGTCCCAGCATCGCGTTGAAGCTGGCGCCCAGCCGGGCAAGTTCCCCGGCGCCCACCTCGGGCACCCGGGTTCGCAGGTCCCCCGACGCCGCCACGCGCTCGGTCACCCCGATCAGCCCCTCCAGGGGGCGGAGCGCTCCCCGGCTGAGCAGCCAGGCGACCACCGCGCCCAGCAGGGCCAGCGCGGTGGTCGTTACCGCCACGGTCTGCTGGTAGGCGCGCAGCCCGCGCTGGTACTCGCGCATGGGCACGGCGACCTCCAGGACCGCGCCCTCGCCCCACCCCGTGAGCGCGACGCGCGCGAGCCGCCAGTCCCCGAGCTGCGCCCCCGCCGGGAAGGGGCCGCCGAGGGCACGCAGCACCCGGCCCCCCCGCAACACCCGCGCCGGGACGGGGGCAGACCCGTCGTCCGGCGCCGGATGTTCGTCACCCGACCCGGGGGACAGGCGCCGGGCCAGCCGTTCTGCCTCCTGGCGCGCGTCCCGGTCCACGTCGTGCAGCACCGTCGTCCGGAAGTCCAGGTACCCCAGCGCCCCCTGCGCGAGCAGGGCGAGCGCGACGGCCAGGGCGATGAACAGCGTGAGTCGGGCCCGCAGGCTCACTCCCCCACCCCCAGGCGGTACCCCAGTGCCTCGGTCCGCACGACCTCCGGCGCAAGCTTGGCCCGCAGGTGGTGGACGCACACCTTCACCACGCCGGTGCCGCTCGCATCCTCGCCCCAGATCAGGTCGAGCAGTTCCTCGGGGGCGTACACCCTTGAGGGGTGCAGCGCCAGGCGCTCGAGCACGGCGTACTCGCGCGGGGTGAGCGTGACCCGCCGGCCCTGCCAGCTGACGTGCCGGGCGGCGAGGTCCAGCTCCAGCGTGCCCAGGACGAGCCTCGCCGAGCGCGCCTCCGTCACGCGCCGCAGCAGCGCCCGCACGCGGGCGAGCAGCTCGGGCAGCTCGAAGGGCTTGACCAGGTAGTCGTCCCCGCCCGAGTCGAGGCCGTGCACCTTGTCGTCCAGGGCGTCGCGCGCGGTCAGGAACAGGATGGGGCCGGTGTAGCCGCCCGAGCGTGCCTCGCGCGCCAGCACGAAGCCGCCGTCCTCGCAGCCGGGCAGGCCCACGTCGAGGACGGCGAGGTCGGGCGCGAAGTCCGGCAGGGCCACGCGCGCCGTCTCCAGGTCCGGGGCGTGGCGCAGGCTGTATCCCTGGGCGGCCAGGGCCCGCAGCAGCGCCTGGGCGATGGCCGCCTCGTCCTCCACCAGCAGCACGCGCATGGGGTCAGCCTAGCGAATCGTGCCGGACCGCAGGGGAACGTCCCGGCTGGCCGTCCGCAGGGCGGGGTGGCGGTAGGTGAAGGC encodes:
- a CDS encoding VIT1/CCC1 transporter family protein gives rise to the protein MPQTPHTEQHFTGSETVRDVVIGMSDGLTVPFALAAGLSGAITSSGLILVAGLAEVAAGSIAMGLGGYLAARSDAESYQSELAREQREVRELPERETQEVRDLFSGYGLAGDALEQATRAITSNPESWVRFMMREELGLEEPHPSRALRSALTIGGAYVLGGLVPLIPYAFRLPVTQALTVSVGLTLLALAVFGAVKGRFTGVNMLRSGAQTTLVGGLAAGAAYLIARAVSGLGVA
- a CDS encoding HAMP domain-containing sensor histidine kinase; this encodes MSLRARLTLFIALAVALALLAQGALGYLDFRTTVLHDVDRDARQEAERLARRLSPGSGDEHPAPDDGSAPVPARVLRGGRVLRALGGPFPAGAQLGDWRLARVALTGWGEGAVLEVAVPMREYQRGLRAYQQTVAVTTTALALLGAVVAWLLSRGALRPLEGLIGVTERVAASGDLRTRVPEVGAGELARLGASFNAMLGRLEGFRRREAEFTRHASHELRTPLAAMKAQLDANRAGWVTDAEALATARVQVERMTRLTGALLLLAREDRVEVQAFDLAGLVAATAAQHGAPYSGPAALPFRGDPALLARALENLLENVGRYAPGAPVAVRLELESGQVALSVEDRGPGVPEDAAARLGEAFYRVPGTRSAGSGLGLAVVRRVAQVHGGEARTRPAAPHGLTVTLVLPYPLPEA
- a CDS encoding response regulator transcription factor, which translates into the protein MRVLLVEDEAAIAQALLRALAAQGYSLRHAPDLETARVALPDFAPDLAVLDVGLPGCEDGGFVLAREARSGGYTGPILFLTARDALDDKVHGLDSGGDDYLVKPFELPELLARVRALLRRVTEARSARLVLGTLELDLAARHVSWQGRRVTLTPREYAVLERLALHPSRVYAPEELLDLIWGEDASGTGVVKVCVHHLRAKLAPEVVRTEALGYRLGVGE